A single window of Colletes latitarsis isolate SP2378_abdomen chromosome 11, iyColLati1, whole genome shotgun sequence DNA harbors:
- the Epg5 gene encoding ectopic P-granules autophagy protein 5 isoform X3 yields MEVPKQQKKGKNRTKQYNIEQQIPDAPTLEEFECLLGESPTNFPKGVGIENMESELQSASIDTEIYEQQTVERTKQESADSLPIPVNKDEIKDSAPLEDTLKKEEETVTTLISTMHLVDTVSDTVVLSNETAVSNLPQSTLNTSDSKNLTFDKQTEKQSESITDTTDTTDGIHTTVKKILPFTDVQIASLYNNEELALIDSFISEFAETQLKSNAIRQQHTLHELLMSYLRVRNHLIINSHELEILKKTCRQTQNQLWCLEKAYITETGECQDGNPVTAVHEYSVAHFNQEALVILSRNLSTIKDMLHNTQALYSYEVELLRLQIEQYIKRVCISCKEFADLPQNAPVNLMPVDTPLQIIPQLVELRMCIAILFNFQRKLLKDGKFVTDTRDWLTKLVAILLRMANWQDHLFLLNHILRCPGGVMNWASNYVQMPVPQQFNKLSTSPLNDPYLDHIIATLAVILLPIKDRDKFLEQVQMSLQDTACNLSDSVWVMLDEEGEEDEDIANIGANLFENDLILLLNQIPFNKVFEHVLYIRCQNDKYHQNKNCITHHYMFRMFAFFTIIVKILKQGLKTYDSPRYRQLAKRLCALIRDIVQYANDQWEEFDKSQIMDESTLPKLQIEFDCFFLRAILSIFSSRRLGAWQYLAAVPYNLISSNTLWQIFYILHTESIQTDIHTASISIQNWENELNCPQLRKKFEEKLSNISGDESYYLLTTFANMAMARDDKDYDFVRATTMDLFQIGFLSEKTQDLCSKDARTLLSNLTNKYPSLLSDILHKLKDNFVSVGKLSLYLFTELKIDKWIPQEENIIILARWLHQNPLTSTENYLARLVLTHLNWGFDKNGNLYLPINLHRRVALLIVELTMKYVPDFSIQPASLLVEGVKQVSSIIRPQNTEHAFSLWTWEMISKLRLHQLDQNEAICQHTLMNPAEALASVPNMDTDSNLESVVIGTREKQPIACYVATVMTLWGHSVPLICSKGFSQLQILQCHCKYEHILVCLHHIIPLFLECPDSLLKNQKFNNLIMSLIAADKSYMNTVKSFIAIEFPGTILKHFSNMIHSHLYNFKRYCLKSSKDFVHLWLNILLLVPDWNKDQSVMYLMDTVISAAFFDPEAKTTVENTFQSLFSNNTSNWNVAASFGSFLNWATGSLNSTSLLGGSVQSIWVAHQILTIEQFNREIKTGLWREILRELSTQTKISLHTAIKKACATVKMQPFGDNALFIYRWSQQALDTSMDHPILPLLWQNFFALFLARVPTTLGTINHGGYGEKFFEGMINLSYLKKLKKRLHDTTTYFQLKGENDLDDGKPITEERRIFYFNAAKFYKTLSLWLEEPRLQESGLYLPALPPQYMSQKLILLVQDDWTPWLEYVDYWTVQQNQINAVQEWERMWSRDRENQKGIDTAIVSSEISDPLQRIFKRLTTYEHPVPPPLLNRNQTILHHIHRHNIYNCNTVIDLVQPHLRYLLEYAQTYNLMISEHRAVDCSFLELVPKLYREIQNQVVLHALCDPAPSGQIRSRLGTPPTIHCAGPAVITIKVAEAHVNEGIDDVITQNRAEYENLLIKASQPPPSKVIQGCVFLDYIIAMFEHEVTSSRTSESPVGLYAIQESGVKLFYHLIKYYTEEAALCPPTKQAITTCIEKLQQLFISGEESQGPQLLDTLMRRPSLGSSLGPHFTPVAGGASKFLEMYETVVKFSTGKNDDLCLVLLSKFDIGNWLNYRRPRLSERSTFIDLVSRALCNLGFNPDEEKLVLHELFRNHLRLILLHEFPEHYGEVLSAILKSSESQNLSLNVWRDLLGTLSGKPKFAFSFQSSKVRDDIRHYATDQRLLSRQEIHDTAVLLYRHFMQERLQYGLYGLYPKYRVYNEPLTIFLGMVGHALVVLTLQSDRGSLGDQLCEKIWPVLSEMYAPWITPYWTRNLKEPTAAWIQQLTDDRSVLLPWIVTDGPYANKIVAMFVECIRFIIDTLPASSKILCFVWQFYVTNFAHASVKNHVLNVIHGNLLSLPWDRFYPCITDIEFMIKVIDQYLPDCHLFLGSIFTCLNWSVWINDFLATQSLPIAARMHVCLLNLIVKLSNEPNVRQNDRTIQLVTQAEKFSWHLLEASAYDQIINWYVMSCDPRVIIYAESDQCHPIDDAVNK; encoded by the exons atggAAGTACCAAAACAACag AAGAAAGGAAAAAATAGAACTAAGCAATATAATATAGAACAACAAATACCAGATGCTCCAACATTGGAAGAGTTTGAATGTTTGCTTGGAGAATCTCCTACAAATTTTCCTAAGGGTGTTGGTATTGAAAACATGGAAAGTGAATTACAATCTGCTTCAATTGATACAGAGATCTATGAACAACAAACTGTTGAAAGAACTAAGCAAGAATCAGCAGATAGTTTACCAATACCAGTTAATAAG GATGAAATCAAAGATTCTGCACCATTGGAAGATACCTTAAAAAAAGAAGAGGAGACAGTTACGACATTGATCTCTACAATGCATCTAGTAGATACTGTGTCTGATACTGTAGTTCTTAGTAACGAAACTGCAGTATCAAATTTACCGCAATCTACATTGAATACATCAGATTCAAAGAATTTGACATTTGACAAACAAACAGAAAAACAGTCAGAATCTATCACAGATACTACAGATACCACAGATGGCATACATACCactgttaaaaaaattttaccTTTTACGGACGTCCAGATAGCATCACTATATAATAACGAAGAGTTAGCATTGATTGATTCGTTTATTTCAGAATTTGCAGAAACGCAACTTAAAAGTAATGCAATTAGACAGCAACATACATTGCACGAACTCTTAATGAGTTATCTTCGTGTAAGAAATCATTTAATTATCAATTCACACGAACtggaaattttaaaaaaaactTGTAGACAAACACAAAATCAGTTGTGGTGTTTGGAAAAAGCCTACATTACAGAAACAGGGGAATGCCAAGATGGAAATCCAGTTACCGCAGTACACGAATATTCTGTTGCACATTTTAATCAAGAAGCATTAGTAATTCTGTCTCGAAATTTATCAACGATAAAGGACATGTTACATAATACTCAAGCATTATACAGTTACGAAGTTGAACTATTGAGATTACAAATTGAACAATATATTAAAAGAGTATGCATCTCTTGTAAAGAATTTGCAGATCTTCCTCAAAATGCACCTGTAAATCTAATGCCAGTAGACACACCTCTACAAATAATACCACAACTAGTGGAACTTAGAATGTGCATAGCTATATTgtttaattttcaaagaaaattattaaaagatGGAAAATTTGTAACAGATACCAGAGATTGGCTGACGAAACTAGTGGCAATTTTATTGCGAATGGCAAATTGGCAAGATCATTTATTCCTATTGAATCATATTCTAAGATGCCCCGGTGGTGTAATGAATTGGGCATCTAATTATGTTCAAATGCCAGTACCAcaacaatttaataaattaagtaCATCTCCATTGAATGATCCATACTTAGACCATATAATAGCTACATTAGCTGTTATTCTACTACCAATTAAAGATAGAGATAAATTTCTCGAACag GTACAAATGTCATTACAAGATACAGCATGTAATCTTAGTGATTCAGTTTGGGTAATGTTGGATGAAGAAGGAGAAGAGGATGAAGATATAGCTAATATTGGAGCAAACCTATTTGAAAATGatcttattttattattaaatcaaaTTCCTTTTAACAAAGTATTTGAACATGTGTTGTACATCCGGTGTCAAAATGATAAATACCatcaaaacaaaaattgtatTACTCATCATTATATGTTTCGAATGTTTgcattttttacaattattgttaaaattttaaaacaagGTTTAAAAACATATGATTCCCCGAGATATAGACAATTAGCTAAACGACTATGTGCATTAATCAGAGATATTGTGCAGTATGCTAATGACCAATGGGAGGAATTTGATAAAAGTCAG ATTATGGATGAATCAACGTTGCCAAAACTTCAAATTGAATTTGATTGTTTTTTTTTGAGAGCAATTCTTAGTATATTTTCTTCGCGTCGTTTAGGCGCATGGCAATATTTAGCTGCTGTTCCATATAATTTAATATCTTCAAATACTTTGTGGcagattttttatattttacatactGAATCTATTCAAACAGATATACATACTGCTAGTATATCTATACAGA ATTGGGAAAATGAATTAAATTGTCCGCAACTTCGTAagaaatttgaagaaaaattaAGCAATATATCAGGAGATGAATCGTATTATCTTTTAACGACTTTTGCTAATATGGCTATGGCAAGAGATGATAAAGATTATGACTTTGTAAGAGCAACGACGATGGATTTATTTCAA ATCGGCTTTCTCAGTGAAAAAACACAAGACTTATGTTCAAAAGATGCTCGCACTCTTTTATCaaatttaacaaataaatatcCTTCACTACTGTCAGATATTTTGCACAAACTAAAAGATAACTTTGTATCAGTTGGAAAG ctaagtttatatttatttactgaaTTAAAAATAGACAAATGGATTCCacaagaagaaaatataataattcttgcAAGATGGTTACATCAAAACCCATTGACATCAACTGAGAATTATTTAGCACGTTTAGTTCTTACCCATTTGAATTGGGGTTTTGATAA GAATGGTAATTTATACCTTCCCATTAATTTACATAGACGTGTAGCATTATTAATTGTTGAACTTACAATGAAGTATGTACCTGATTTTTCCATCCAACCTGCATCTTTATTAGTGGAAGGTGTTAAGCAG GTCTCATCAATAATAAGGCCTCAGAATACTGAACATGCTTTTTCATTATGGACATGGGAAATGATTTCTAAACTTAGATTACACCAACTTGATCAAAACGAAGCAATTTGCCAACATACGTTAATGAATCCTGCAGAAGCATTAGCTTCTGTACCGAATATGGATACTGACTCAAATTTAGAAAGTGTAGTAATTGGTACACGAGAAAAACAACCGATAGCATGCTATGTAGCAACAGTTATGACGTTATGGGGTCACTCTGTACCTTTAATATGTTCAAAAGGTTTCAGTCAATTGCAGATATTACAGTGCCATTGTAAATACGAACATATTCTTGTATGTTTACATCATATTATACCATTATTTTTGGAGTGTCCCGATTCATTACTAAAAAATCAGAAATTTAATAATCTAATTATGTCTCTAATTGCGGCCGATAAATCCTACATGAATACGGTTAAAAGTTTTATAGCCATAGAATTTCCAGGAACAATACTGAAACATTTTTCAAACATGATACATTCACatttgtataattttaaaaG ATATTGTTTAAAAAGTTCCAAGGATTTTGTACATCTGTGGTTGAATATACTACTGCTTGTACCAGATTGGAATAAAGATCAAAGTGTAATGTATTTGATGGATACTGTGATTAGTGCTGCATTTTTCGATCCAGAAGCAAAAACAACGGTGGAGAATACGTTTCAGAGCCTTTTTTCT AATAACACTTCCAATTGGAATGTAGCAGCATCATTTGGGTCATTTTTAAATTGGGCTACTGGTTCCTTAAATTCAACAAGTCTTTTAGGTGGATCTGTACAATCAATTTGGGTCGCTCATCAAATATTGACAATTGAACAATTTAATAGAGAAATTAAAACCGGTCTATGGCGTGAAATTTTACGAGAATTGTCAACACAGACTAAAATATCATTGCATACTGCTATTAAG AAAGCTTGTGCCACAGTAAAGATGCAACCATTTGGAGATAATGCATTATTTATATATCGTTGGTCTCAACAAGCACTAGATACTTCAATGGATCATCCTATTCTTCCTCTTTTATGGCAAAATTTTTTTGCATTATTTCTTGCCAGAGTTCCGACGACACTAGG aACTATTAATCATGGAGGATATGGTGAAAAATTCTTTGAAGGCATGATCAATTTAAGTTActtgaaaaaattaaagaaacgtCTACATGATACTACTACATATTTTCAGTTAAAAGGAGAAAATGATTTAGATGATGGGAAACCAATTACTGAGGAGAgacgaatattttattttaatgcagCAAA attttATAAAACATTGAGTTTGTGGCTTGAGGAACCAAGATTGCAAGAGTCAGGTCTTTATTTGCCGGCGTTACCTCCACAATATATGtcacaaaaattaatattacttGTTCAAGATGATTGG ACTCCATGGTTAGAATATGTTGATTATTGGACAGTACAGCAAAACCAAATAAACGCAGTCCAAGAATGGGAACGTATGTGGTCCAGAGATAGAGAAAATCAAAAAGGAATAGATACAGCAATTGTATCGTCAGAAATATCTGATCCATTGcaaagaatttttaaaagatTGACAACATATGAGCATCCTGTTCCACCGCCACTTCTAAATCGAAATCAAACAATTCTTCATCAtatacatagacataacatataCAACTGCAATACAGTCATCGACTTAGTACAGCCACACCTTAGATATTTATTAGAATATGCTCAAACATATAATTTAATGATTTCTGAACACAGAGCAGTAGATTGTAGTTTTTTGGAGTTAGTACCGAAACTTTATCGGGAAATTCAAAATCAAGTAGTATTGCATGCATTATGTGATCCAGCACCTTCAGGTCAAATACGATCTAGATTAGGAACACCACCTACTATTCATTGTGCTGGTCCAGCAGTGATTACGATTAAG gtAGCTGAAGCTCACGTTAATGAGGGGATTGATGACGTGATAACTCAAAATAGAGCAGAGtatgaaaatttattaataaaggcAAGTCAGCCGCCACCTAGTAAAGTCATTCAAGGATGTGTTTTTTTAGACTATATAATCGC aATGTTCGAACATGAAGTAACTTCTAGtcgaaccagtgaaagcccggtAGGACTGTACGCAATTCAAGAAAGTGgtgttaaattattttatcatcTCATCAAATATTACACAGAAGAAGCAGCATTGTGTCCACCAACGAAACAAGCTATTACTACTTGTATAGAAAAATTACAGCAA TTATTTATCAGTGGCGAGGAAAGTCAAGGTCCACAATTATTAGACACTTTAATGCGGAGACCAAGCCTTGGCAGTTCACTTGGACCACATTTTACACCTGTTGCTGGCGGTGCTTCTAAATTTTTAGAAATGTATGAAACGGTTGTTAAATTTTCTACTGGCAAGAACgatgatctttgtttagtattaTTATCAAAG TTTGATATTGGAAACTGGTTAAATTATAGACGTCCGAGGTTGAGTGAACGATCAACATTCATAGATTTAGTATCCAGAGCTCtttgtaatttaggttttaatccGGACGAAGAAAAATTGGTTTTACATGAG CTGTTTAGAAACCATTTACGACTCATTTTACTACACGAATTTCCTGAACACTATGGCGAAGTTTTAAGTGCTATATTAAAAAGTAGCGAAAGTCAAAATTTATCTTTAAATGTATGGCGAGATTTATTAGGAACTCTTAGTGGTAAACCAAAATTTGCATTTTCATTTCAATCGTCCAAAGTTAGAGATGACATTCGTCATTATGCTACTGATCAAAGGCTTCTTTCTCGGCAAGAG ATACACGATACAGCCGTATTGCTGTATAGACATTTCATGCAAGAGCGTTTACAGTATGGTCTTTATGGATTATATCCAAAATACAGAGTTTACAACGAACCGTTAACGATATTTCTTGGTATGGTAGGTCATGCTCTTGTTGTGCTTACACTACAATCTGATAGAGGATCTTTAGGAGATCAAT TATGCGAGAAAATATGGCCTGTTTTAAGTGAAATGTATGCACCTTGGATTACGCCATATTGGACACGAAATTTAAAGGAACCAACTGCCGCATGGATTCAACAACTTACAGATGACAGATCTGTTTTATTACCTTGGATTGTTACAGATGGTCCCTATGCTAACAAAATAGTAGCAATGTTTGTTGAATGTATTCGTTTTATTATTGATACATTGCCAGCATCCAGCAAGATTCTTTGCTTTGTTTGGCAGTTTTATGTCACTAATTTTGCACACGCCTCTGTTAAAAATCATGTTTTAAATGTCATTCATGGTAACCTTTTGTCATTGCCATGGGATCGTTTTTATCCGTGTATAACTGATATAGAATTTATGATAAAAGtgattgatcaatatttaccaGATTGTCACTTATTTCTTGGGAGTATATTTACATGCCTAAATTGGTCAGTTTGGATCAACGACTTTCTAGCGACACAATCATTGCCTATTGCAGCAAGAATGCACgtttgtttattaaatttaattgtaaaaTTATCCAACGAACCCAATGTTAGAcag AATGATAGAACAATTCAATTAGTTACCCAAGCTGAAAAATTTTCATGGCATTTATTAGAAGCAAGTGCATATGATCAAATAATTAATTGGTACGTTATGAGTTGTGATCCAAGAGTTATCATTTATGCTGAAAGTGATCAATGTCATCCCATAGATGATGCTGTGAATAA GTAG